In Granulicella mallensis MP5ACTX8, the sequence ATGTCCACTACTTTCGGTCTGTGGCGGAGGCATGCCGCTCTCCCGCTGGCACCCAGAGACAGGGCTGCACAACCCTTCGGTCTATTGTGCCGACTACAAGCTACTGATCGGACATATTCAAGAGACACTTCAGGAGTTCCGATGAGCGCCCTTGACCTTTCTGCCGCCGTCCCGCGTGTTAAGCCATTCCCGTGCTTCACTGTGTCTCAAGTGGTCTCCGAAGAACTCGAACAAAAATTACTGGCTTGGTTCGAATCAGAAGCTCCCTGGCGACTTGCGGTGATGGACTTTTACGAGCAATACGAATTCGACTTCAAAGACGCAATCCTCCCCGAGAGCTTAGGACCTCTCTTTTCTGATGCCACGCTCAATCAGCTCCGCGACGAGGTAGGGTCGCTTCTTGGTGCTTCGCTCAAGCCCGAAATTGACATCACCGCACACAAGCTCAATCGAACACAGAAAATTCGAATTCATAACGATGCACGACCTGATGGTGAAACCCATCGCTTTCTTATTCAGCTGAATCGGGGCTGGAACGACGAAAATGGTGGCCTGCTGATGCTGTTTCGAGGACCAGAGGTGGAGACGCTCGAAGACGTCATACTCCCCACGAGTCGTTCTGCGTTTGGGTTTGAAATCTCCCCTGCTTCCTATCACGCGGTGAGCCAGGTTCATCAGGGCGATCGCTACACCCTTGTCTTTTCTTTCTATGACAATCGCTCCTAATCTCGATCCTGCAAATCTACTTCCGCAATTTGAGAGCTCGCTTCCTGCCTCTCTTCGGTTGTCAGGAGAGCACGCACTACTCAGGTTTCACGATTTGACACGGGAAACCTACACGACCGAACGCTTTCTTTCAGATTCGCCAACCGCAGACGCTCTCTTACTAAACGCTATTCCAACGGAAAGTGGTCGTCTGTTGCACTGTGAAGCGGGTGGTCCGGCGCTGGTAAGCTTCTGTACGGAGCGTGGAATCAAACTCGCCGATAACGCCTACGCGGAGCAGGCATCCAAACTACTAGAAATCGCTCTCTCCGACGTGATCAAACCGTTACCGTTCTTGTGGACTACTGTTTCCGAACTCGTATGGTGCTGTCACGTCGTATTTGCTCAGGCCGATGATTACGATGTGAGTTTCAGCGACCCCGGTATTCCGTTCTCCGTTTTCGTGTCTGCACCAGCGCAACATGATCGATTGGCTGTTCTACGTGTCGCGGAAAATCTCGTGCACGAGACCATGCACTTGCAACTTACTTTGTTCGAGGATTTGTGCCCACTGATCGATAGGGACTCTGGCTGGTCGATGTATTCGCCATGGAAACAGGAACAACGACCAGCCCAAGGAATATTGCATGGTCTGTACGTTTTCTACATACTGCGTTGGATGTGGCTACAAATCTCGCAAACCACCCATTGCAGTACCGACCGCGACTTTGCGCTCCGCCGAATCCTGGATATTGATGGGGAAATCGACGCCGTTCGTGCGCTCGAAGATTCCCCTGCGCTAACGGAAGCGGGAAAGCGCTTCCTTCAGGAGCTCTTTGTAAGTAGATTAAAACAGTGAGACGTGTGGCTCCATCACAGAAGTGGGGTAATTGCCGGATATGTTAAGACTCTCTACTTCTGACAGGTGGTGTCGTTCTGATCCTCACGTCGAATAGCAACTAGAAATCCTAACCTAATGAAACAGCGTCTACGACTCGACATCACACATCCCGCACTTTATCCGGATGTCGCGGAGCTGTTGCGTCGAATTCCGGCCGGCCTGCTGTATCACCAGAAGCATTCCTTCCGACACCCAACGGCGATTTATCAACTGTCTCTCCGCCAGCTTGCGACGGACATCACCCGACTTGAATTGCACCTGATCGAGCTTCTTCTTCAGCTTCTCCGTTGCAACGCTTTGGGGTGTTGTGGATGATTGAGCGGTAAACCGGAAATGATCTCAACAAACCTAAATGCCAAGCAAGCCCGTCGGGTGGGAGGGCATAGGTTGCTCCTGCATGGCAGGGGCAACGCCCGGGGCGGGAAGGACGGGCGCAAAAAGGAGCCTGCGGTCAGCAGGCTCCTCAAGCAAGGCGAAGGCTAGGCAGCCTTCGCCTTCTTCACCGCTTTGGGTTGGGACTTCGCAACGGTTTTCTTCGCGGTCTGTGTCTTCTCTTTGGCGGCGAACTCCTGCTTGACCTTGAGCGCGATGGCGTCGGTATCCACCTTATAGACAGCGGCGGCATCGTGAAGCACCTGCGACGGGTTGTGCCGGGTGGCGATGTAGAGGATGGTGGTTTCCACCAACACTTTGCCCAACACGCTTTCCTCGGCACGACGCAGGTACGCGGCAAACAGCTTCCCAAGTGAGTCGCTGTCTTTGGACTTCCTGATGCCGTACTGCTTGGCAACGATGGCAAGACGGTTTTCGTCCAGCAAGGATGCCAAGCGTTCGACCACAAACAACAGGTCGCGTTTCATCAATCGCACCGGGACGGCTGCGGTGATGGCCGCGAGAGTGCGGATTCCTGTCGTGTTGGCGATGGCAGTCTCCCGACGCTGCTTCTCCTGTTCCGCCTTCCACTTCGGATCGTCCGTGACCTTCTGCGAACGCGACTTGGGATGATGCACCGGGCAGGTTGGCTCGGTGCAGACCTTGCGCAGTTCGCCTTTGTCGATGCCTTCGGAGACGATAGCTTCGGTGGTGTATTTGCAGGACTTGAATTCCGGTCGCGTGGCCTGTTCTTTGTTCGCTGGCTTGTCGGCCCGGATTTCGGTGTACTTGTTGCGCGGCAGTGTGACGCTGCCTTCTTTCTGCTGTCCGTGGGCTGTGCTGATTTGCACGAGCGTGGGCTTGGTAGCGATGGCCTTCGCGACGTGGGCTTCTACCTTGGCCTGATAGCAATTTGGCGAAGTGCAAGCGTCCAGCTTGCCGAAGTCAGAGAACAGGAGCTTGTTATGCCCTGTCCGCTTGGGGCAGTCCACGCAACTGCCCGCCGCTGGCACAAGCTGTGCGTCGCGCTTATCGAAGGGCGCGAGTTTCAGAACGAGAAGGATGTTCGACTCAATCCAGAATTGCAGGCTGCGAACGGGAAGCAGGATGCGTTTCGCCTTCTGGCCACCCGCGCTCCAATCCTCTTTGAAGCAAGCGGCGAGCGCCTGTTCCTGCTGGTCGGGCTGGAGCTTCGCGAGCAGGAGCGCGTGGCCGACGCCGATCTCCTCGCGATAAAACGCATCCACAACGTTCTGAGTTAGCTCGGTCAATTTCAATCTCGCTGCCACGTATGCGGGATTCTTGCCCGTCTTCGCGCTGATTTGCTCGATGCTGTACTTCGGCTCTTCCAAGTCCAGCAAGGCGCGGAACCCGCTGGCTTCCTCCATCGGATGAACGTCGGACCTCTGAAGATTTTCAACGAGCTGGGCCTCGATCACTTCCGCGTCGGTCATGTTCTTGATGCGGACGGGCACGGTGTCCACCTCGGCGATATGCGCCGCACGATACCGCCGCGCTCCGAAGACAATCTCGAAGCCCTGCTCGGTGAGGGGCCGAACCAGCAGCGGCGACAGTACGCCATGCACCTGAATGGTCTTCGCCAATTCATGGAGAGCGTTGTGCTCGAAGCTGCGCCGTGGGTTGGTCTTCGATTCGGTGAGCGATGCGAGAGGAAGGTTGCGGTACTCGGTGGCATTGATAACGGTGGTGTTCATGATGACTGGCTCCTTTCGAGCGGTTGCACTGCATGAGGTTGTGGAGCGAACGCGCTGCCCTGTGTCCGCCCCGCTGCGGAAAGGGTTTAGGCGCGTGGAGTCTGCTGCCGCTCGAAGGCTTCAAGGAAGCCCTGCAAACGCAGGTTGTTGTCCCATGTCTTCGCGAAGGATTCGTGCTCCCTGTGTAGGCCAATCAAGTGGATGTAGTTGCCGTCCACCACATCGCGGCTCCACTGCTCAACGCCGAGGTAATCGTTGCGAAAGTAGAATGCCGAGAGGTGCGGCCCTCCTGCCAACCCAAGCTCGAAGCACATCTCCGGGTCACGCATGAGGTCGCCGTTCTGTTCGCCGTAGTGACAAACGGAGATGGCTGGCAGTCCCATCGGGCCAGACTCGTCCATCGCCTCGATGACCAACTCCATGTAGGGCGGGTTTTCGATCTTGAGGTACAGGCCGTGGTGCCAACCTCCGGCCTGTTTGAGGATTGCGAGGATGGTTTTCATTACGCCACCCGCGCCAGTTCTGCATCGGGCATCGTCTCTGCGGTTGCGGACGATTCCAATGCGGCAAGGATGACAGCGGAGGTCTGCTGGACGACTTCAAGCGACTCCACCAGCAACGAAGCGTTGCCATGATAGAGAGCGATATACGAGGCGCTGGCATTGCCCGTCTGTAAACCAATCGCCTTGCCAACAACGAACGCGATAGCTTCGGCCTCCGTCTCTCGTACCGTCTTGGTGGTGGTCGTGCGGCGGATGGAGTGCATCAGGAGTTCGTGTGCCAGTTCATGCACCAGCGTGGCGAAGGTTTCGGCCTTCGACTGTCCGGGCAAGATGGCGATGCGCCCGCCATAGCTCACGCCAAGCGCGGGCGCGATCTTCTCGGTAAAGACAAGCTCGATGCCCTGCTTTTCAATGAATGCCAGAAGACGGTCGTAGTTCTCGCCCGCATCGCCCTGAACGTGTTCCATCTGGGGAAGGTCGGGGCCATCTGTTTGCTCCAAGTCCCACACATAGGCATTCCTGAATCCAACAAGGACGCGGGTATTCTGCTTCGTGATGTCCTTCTCTGCCTCTGCATCGCTCTTGCGCTTGAAGCCGATGATGGGAGCAAGAATGCGGATGCCCTTCTCGCCTTTCTTCACGCGGCGGCCAAGCTGATTCCACGCATACATCCCGGCTACTTTCGTGGCTGTCGGGCGTTGTCTGGCGATCTCCAACACATTGCCAAAGGAATACGAATGAAAACGGCTCATCGCGTTGAGGTACGCGGTGAGTGCATCCGAGTGTCCGGCCTCTAGCTGCTCGATGAGGCACTTCACGTTGGCGGCGATAGCTTCTTTCGCCGTCTGTGGCTTTTGCTGCTGTCGTTCAGGGTTTTCGGTGGAGCGGCGATTGCGGCGGGTGGTGGCTACGGTGTTGGCTGTGCCATTGCTGGCGGTGGATGCGCTGTTGCTGTTGTGGTTGCTGTGATATTCCATTGTTTTTGCCTCTGTCTGCCCGGTGGGCGTTTTTTGTTTCTCACAGCGCAGCGAGACAAAAAACGATCCATTGGCAGACAGAGCAGAACGAGGTAGTGAGGGTGGGGAGGCCGGAGTGGTGGGCGTGGCAAGTGCCAAACTCGCACTCTCGTTTGGCGCGCGGCCAGCGCTTATCCGAACGGACTCCACTAGGCCCGCTCTATGGGCCGGCCACCCTTGCGAACCGAAGTGGGGCCAAGCCGCGCGTTAGCGCAACCTAGGGTCTGCTGTCGTTTTTAGAGATTCTGAATCGCCACTGTGGACGGGACTGATTCCAACACCAGGTCTCTAGCACCCAGGGAGCGGCCAATGTACGCGAACAGCCTTCCTCCCCCGTCTTAAGGAAGAGGCGATTTTGAATTGGCGCGGTTGCCAGGCCTACCACCAACGAGTTCCATGCGTGGCCGGACTTGCGGTGATGTCGCCTTCTGCAATCTCGTTCTTGTTGCGGATTCTGGAGCGGGAAGGCAAACTGCTAGAAAGACGGATGGGGAAGCTACTTGATACAAGCCTTAGGTGACTATCAAGATGGTGGCTCTCAGATGACTTGCTTGATCGACAAAGAAGTCACTCGCGCGATGTCCGCTCGACGGGGTGTGACAATCGGTTCCTGACTTCCGCGATGTCGCAGCTCCGATATTGAGCACCTATAGGAGAAGCCCTTCGCTGTGTATCGGCATATGCCCCGCACCGAGATTCTTGACGCGCTCGCTCATCTCCGCGAGTTGCATCGACAGGTCAGGCCGTCAAACGACCGCGAGCGTTATGCCTTCGAACGTCGCGAACTGGTTACGAAGAACCTGTTCTCAAACCTTCGCCGTACCGGCAACCATCCCACGCTCACCATGTTGCTTGAGCTCGCGGACATGTTTTCCTTGACGATCGAAGGCGCGCACCGGCTGTTTGGATATGATCTGGGCGGCATCCGGGAGTACGATCTGCGATTGAATGGGGGACGCACCCACATCGTCGAGTCTTATGCGTTCGAGCGGGATCTTCTCGTGGATGTGCCTTCGGAGTTGGCTCCTTCCGAAGCCTTCACCCTGGATGGAACGCTGAGGGAGTTAGTCCGGAGCTGGCAGCGCAACGTTCCCATGCGCGCGTTGAAGGGACCAGCATGGCGCCGTCCGGGAGCCTTTTATGTGCATGTCGGCACGGAGGACAGTCTCGGGTCGAGTCTGCCTCCGGGGGCGATGGGCCTGGTCGAACCGATTGAGGAGGAAGAAGCTCGGCAACCGAATCCTCGATCCATCTATCTGCTTCAATTCGCGAACGGATATCGATTCTCCACGCTTGGTCATGTCGATGTATCTCCTACATCGACTGCCCGGTCAGCGAGCCAATCCAACCGGCTCCCCAACCGAGCACTCCGGCACCAAATAGCGCGCCGAAGAGTCCGGGAATAGCATCCTGAAAACGACCGCTCATCATCCGAATACCGGCGAAGATAAGTCCGCCGAAGCAAATGACAGCACCCGCGTATATTGCGAATGTTTTAAAACTGCCCATCAGGGTTTGTGCGCCTGAGAAGTCCATCGTCCCTTGCGCATGGGCAACGCCGGCGAATGTGAGCGCGACCAGAGTCGGACCCATCATGCGCGCTGCGTGGAGTAGTTTTCGTTTGGAGAAGGGCTGCGCCAATCGCTTGGCAAGGTGGGCTGTGTTGCTCGGGATAACGACACGGTATCTACTGGACATCGGCTCCTCCATCGACTGGTCTCAGTCGGGAATATGCCGTGATGATTAGGCTCGCGCTCGGTTCGCGTCTAATACGTAATAGTTATCGGGTGATAGCTCCGAAGTATCACCTCGGTCTATCTCCCACCAATGCTTCAACTTCTACCCGATGAGCGTCATCTGTACGGGCTCATCTTTTGCGCGTTGGGGAGGACGCTTCCCGGTTGCGATGGAGGTGTGTACGGGGATGGATACCTTGTTTGGTACCGTCTCTTTGCCATGCTGAGGAAGTTGCTTCATGAGCCGCTTGACCAAAATCGGAACGGTCTTCGGATGACGTACCTTGTGATAGATCAGGGCTGTATCCACGGTCCAATCCACGCCGGCAATCGGGCGGGTCGTTAGCTCTCCATCAAGATTTGTTCCCTCCCGGATCAACGCGAAGCCGTGCCCACCTTTGACGAGAGTCTGCATCTCGGAGGGGTGCGAGGCACAAGAGTGTTCTTCAAGCTGCACACCGGCGTCTCCGAGCAGTTCCAGCAGCCGCACGTGAGCATCGGGGTGTCGCTGCGGGTGGTACAGGACGGCAAGATTGCCCTGCAACTCAGCGGTCTGCAAAGAGGCCTTCGCCGCGAGCGGATCGTCTCGTCGCAAGCAGGCAACCAGCCGGTCTCGCCGCAATTCTTCGATGCGTAGATCTGGATGCCGCAAGGGCAAGGTCACAAAGGCGGCGTCGACCGTTCCCGACACAACTTCTTCCGCGAGGTGCGCGGTGTCTCCGTGCGTTGGCCGTATAGGGCAGACGGGAAGGATCTCTTTGTGCAGATCGCAGAAGGTTCGAAACAAGCCCTGGTCAACCAGAGGAGTGCATCCGAACCGAACAGAGTCAACCTCACCGCGCTCAATCGCTATGAGCGCGTCGATGACTTCATCGCGTGTCTCCAGCAGGAACTTGGCTAAGACCTTGAATGCAACTCCAGTGTCCGTGGGCCGAATACGCCCGCCCTTCATCTTGCGGAAGAGACGAACCGAAGCGTTCTCCTGGAACTGTCGGGCCTGAACGCTGAGATTGGGTTGCGCGGTACGCAACTCCTCCGCAGCAGCTCGGAATCCCTGTCTCTCCAAGATCGTCAGCAGATATCTGAAATGGCGAAGCTCGGCCCATTCATACATAACGCACCGCTCAACAAGAAGTAGTAGCGCTCTCGACTTGACTCCAAACGAGCGGGTAACCGCATCTCCGCCTGTGGAAATTCTGTCAATCTAAATCCCGGTTATCAACAGAAAAGTCGATTTTGGCCATAATTACTCCACGCGGCTAAATGCCTGTTTTCGACGAAGTTGCCCCGAGGTGATACGTGAAACGTATCACCCGATAAATGGAAAGTATTAGACAGGACTCTTCTGTCGCGAGAGGCTAGGCACATTTCCCGGTATCTTCCGATACCGTCATTCCACGTTTGGAGATCCCATATGGCTTTGGCCTCAATCATCCG encodes:
- a CDS encoding LysR family transcriptional regulator, encoding MYEWAELRHFRYLLTILERQGFRAAAEELRTAQPNLSVQARQFQENASVRLFRKMKGGRIRPTDTGVAFKVLAKFLLETRDEVIDALIAIERGEVDSVRFGCTPLVDQGLFRTFCDLHKEILPVCPIRPTHGDTAHLAEEVVSGTVDAAFVTLPLRHPDLRIEELRRDRLVACLRRDDPLAAKASLQTAELQGNLAVLYHPQRHPDAHVRLLELLGDAGVQLEEHSCASHPSEMQTLVKGGHGFALIREGTNLDGELTTRPIAGVDWTVDTALIYHKVRHPKTVPILVKRLMKQLPQHGKETVPNKVSIPVHTSIATGKRPPQRAKDEPVQMTLIG
- the yhhC gene encoding cyclophane-containing peptide 2OG-Fe(II) oxygenase YhhC, with product MSALDLSAAVPRVKPFPCFTVSQVVSEELEQKLLAWFESEAPWRLAVMDFYEQYEFDFKDAILPESLGPLFSDATLNQLRDEVGSLLGASLKPEIDITAHKLNRTQKIRIHNDARPDGETHRFLIQLNRGWNDENGGLLMLFRGPEVETLEDVILPTSRSAFGFEISPASYHAVSQVHQGDRYTLVFSFYDNRS
- a CDS encoding ArdC family protein, whose amino-acid sequence is MEYHSNHNSNSASTASNGTANTVATTRRNRRSTENPERQQQKPQTAKEAIAANVKCLIEQLEAGHSDALTAYLNAMSRFHSYSFGNVLEIARQRPTATKVAGMYAWNQLGRRVKKGEKGIRILAPIIGFKRKSDAEAEKDITKQNTRVLVGFRNAYVWDLEQTDGPDLPQMEHVQGDAGENYDRLLAFIEKQGIELVFTEKIAPALGVSYGGRIAILPGQSKAETFATLVHELAHELLMHSIRRTTTTKTVRETEAEAIAFVVGKAIGLQTGNASASYIALYHGNASLLVESLEVVQQTSAVILAALESSATAETMPDAELARVA
- a CDS encoding DUF6908 domain-containing protein, which translates into the protein MKTILAILKQAGGWHHGLYLKIENPPYMELVIEAMDESGPMGLPAISVCHYGEQNGDLMRDPEMCFELGLAGGPHLSAFYFRNDYLGVEQWSRDVVDGNYIHLIGLHREHESFAKTWDNNLRLQGFLEAFERQQTPRA
- a CDS encoding aKG-HExxH-type peptide beta-hydroxylase; the encoded protein is MSFLSMTIAPNLDPANLLPQFESSLPASLRLSGEHALLRFHDLTRETYTTERFLSDSPTADALLLNAIPTESGRLLHCEAGGPALVSFCTERGIKLADNAYAEQASKLLEIALSDVIKPLPFLWTTVSELVWCCHVVFAQADDYDVSFSDPGIPFSVFVSAPAQHDRLAVLRVAENLVHETMHLQLTLFEDLCPLIDRDSGWSMYSPWKQEQRPAQGILHGLYVFYILRWMWLQISQTTHCSTDRDFALRRILDIDGEIDAVRALEDSPALTEAGKRFLQELFVSRLKQ
- a CDS encoding ParB/RepB/Spo0J family partition protein, producing MNTTVINATEYRNLPLASLTESKTNPRRSFEHNALHELAKTIQVHGVLSPLLVRPLTEQGFEIVFGARRYRAAHIAEVDTVPVRIKNMTDAEVIEAQLVENLQRSDVHPMEEASGFRALLDLEEPKYSIEQISAKTGKNPAYVAARLKLTELTQNVVDAFYREEIGVGHALLLAKLQPDQQEQALAACFKEDWSAGGQKAKRILLPVRSLQFWIESNILLVLKLAPFDKRDAQLVPAAGSCVDCPKRTGHNKLLFSDFGKLDACTSPNCYQAKVEAHVAKAIATKPTLVQISTAHGQQKEGSVTLPRNKYTEIRADKPANKEQATRPEFKSCKYTTEAIVSEGIDKGELRKVCTEPTCPVHHPKSRSQKVTDDPKWKAEQEKQRRETAIANTTGIRTLAAITAAVPVRLMKRDLLFVVERLASLLDENRLAIVAKQYGIRKSKDSDSLGKLFAAYLRRAEESVLGKVLVETTILYIATRHNPSQVLHDAAAVYKVDTDAIALKVKQEFAAKEKTQTAKKTVAKSQPKAVKKAKAA